Proteins co-encoded in one Ammospiza caudacuta isolate bAmmCau1 chromosome 16, bAmmCau1.pri, whole genome shotgun sequence genomic window:
- the LOC131564857 gene encoding uncharacterized protein LOC131564857: MAPRIRLSLSKPLPTIRETHEEAMEEPSSNPKCAGSAAASPDSHSSDDYIQSICHLARPTFPALLESRRKGKDRKTLKTLEDVSGSPSLVGTQQERSKCKLTNFISSVVPLGKVPPAESDFWSREDPLEQIYTNAGNLCSSKASSNGESASTGYSQCNSSAPKGDLHPTNLEEKSSGKNSFPRVFSFPRLPSPRPVQKEAVCSEMRYLRRDEGTVLGNNHSQKENGPMFINTEEQLAPSAREKVAGNPALPCSVGRQNLFNTAGIDEKEGRKTSQCYKNVMGDVPTKQRYFQSFQVPKKATIHNWISEHRCIWKEAKIKACLLPAIAEV, from the coding sequence ATGGCACCCCGGATCAGGCTGAGCCTTTCCAAGCCTCTCCCAACCATTCGGGAAACCCACGAGGAAGCGATGGAAGAGCCCAGCAGCAACCCCAAGTGTGCTGGgagtgctgcagccagcccagacTCGCACTCCAGTGATGACTACATCCAGTCCATCTGCCACCTCGCCAGGcccaccttcccagcccttctGGAAAGCAGACGTAAGGGTAAGGACAGAAAGACCCTGAAGACCCTTGAGGATGTGTCAGGTTCTCCATCGCTGGTGGGGACGCAGCAGGAAAGGTCAAAATGTAAATTGACCAATTTCATCTCCAGTGTGGTGCCACTGGGAAAAGTCCCACCTGCAGAAAGCGACTTTTGGTCCAGAGAGGATCCCCTGGAACAAATTTACACCAATGCAGGAAATCTTTGCTCCTCCAAGGCTTCTTCCAATGGTGAAAGTGCCAGCACTGGTTACTCACAGTGCAACTCTTCTGCCCCAAAGGGTGACCTTCATCCCACAAACCTGGAAGAAAAAAGCTCAGGGAAAAACAGTTTTCCACGAGTGTTCAGTTTTCCAAGGCTTCCCTCCCCAAGACCAGTTCAGAAAGAAGCAGTATGCTCAGAGATGAGATATCTCAGAAGGGATGAGGGAACAGTTTTAGGGAATAACCACAGTCAGAAAGAAAATGGCCCCATGTTCATTAACACTGAAGAGCAATTGGCACCCTCAGCCAGAGAGAAGGTGGCAGgaaacccagccctgccctgctctgtagGAAGGCAGAATTTGTTCAATACAGCAGGCATAgatgaaaaagaaggaagaaaaacttcTCAGTGTTACAAAAATGTCATGGGTGATGTTCCCACTAAGCAGAGATACTTCCAGTCTTTCCAGGTCCCTAAAAAAGCCACCATCCATAACTGGATTTCAGAGCACAGATGCATCTGGAAAGAAGCAAAGATAAAAGCTTGTTTGCTCCCAGCCATTGCTGAAGTGTGA